The following DNA comes from Lepus europaeus isolate LE1 unplaced genomic scaffold, mLepTim1.pri SCAFFOLD_30, whole genome shotgun sequence.
aaacaattactgtttccaaaaacgaaattaaatgttccctgataaaatattcaaagcaataaagtccgtggataatatcaggcatacacaaacacagaggctgtatcaatagctgggattgggttagccaaaccaaaacccgatatttctggtttcatccagtcatatccggacaaactggtgtggaattcgtatgcagtgtatcgagaaaatcacagtaacaatggttttgtagaaaagcaatgccttttagttaggcaactgcataaaatgtcatctatacaaacagaaatatcatgtttgtttgccacagttcctctatctttcttcctagaaaatacgtatacgtagagctggtgtctccttgtggaactagttactatatacaagctcaaaaacaaaaaaactttcacatatttcgcattgtgttagccaaaacacaaccggatatttctggtttcagccattCATATCAGGTAAACTGGTGttgagttcgtatgcaatggattgagaatatcacagtacaaatggttttggagagaagcaaagtattttcgttaggcaagtgcagaaaatgtcatctatacaaacagaaatatcatgtttgtttgccgcaggtcctctagcattctccctagaaaatacaaatgtgtagagctggtgtctccatgaagaaccaattagtgtttcccagcacaaaatgaaatgttccctgataaaaacattcaaaacaataaagtccatcgataatatctggaaaacaaacacagaggctgtcgcaacatgtgggattgagttagccaaaacacagcctgatatttctggtgtcatccagtcatattcgtacaaattcttgtggaattcgtatgcaattgaaacagacaatcacaataaaaatggtattggagaaaagcaaagtgtttccatttagcaagtgcataaaatgtcacctatacaaacagaaatatcttgtttgtttgccgcagttcatctagctttctcccagaaaatacgaatgtgtagagctggtgtctccatgtggaaccaattagtgtttcgaagcacaaaattaaatgttccctgagaaaaaacattcaaaataataaagtctgtccataatatccagaagacacaaacacagaggtgtcgcaacatgtgggattgagttagccaaaatgcaaccggaaatttctggtttcatgcagccatatccggacaaagtggtgtggaaatcgtatgcaatggaccgagaaaatcacagtaaaaatggttttggagaaaagcaaagtatttctgttaggcaagtgcataacatgtcatctatacaaaccgaaatgtttgttttccgcacttccttttttttcactttatacatGTTTAATGAGGATAGgcataaaccaaaacagaaaaaaaagataaagtgtcaCTGTCACTTTGTTTGCAGGTAAGAGTCAGGAATTGGAACAAATTaccaggaaaacatttttcctaagtaggtaggttacataattttaacattcagatgccaaaattagtattattctacttaatctacaaatgaaaagaggaatcaaaagttcatcctgtttcgtataagaaattttacattaaatatatagcgctttgtttctcaggaagcagtactggcaacttggagaagatatttctgttacgTGATGCctagaaaatgtcaaatacaacCAAGCAGCTATGCTATGGCTCAGAAAGTACTATTAACCTCTTTTGGGCTAGTGCACATTTCAGTTTAATACAGAACTACATCTTGAGTTTTAGGAAGgcagcaataattatattttggcttttgttctagagcttagcatagttaaggcgacagttgaagcatattagtgaaggtagttaaaatttaatgacaatcatcataatctcttataacctacataaactgtataatgcttacatggaatgaaaccagcattacctaattggtgtttacatacatacagagagagaaaaaaacctaccaaaggcaatcactctaaatgtactatcacgtacttgttaaaaatgcaaatataccatAGAACTAAAATGACGTGAAGAGCACTACTCATTACCTAGAAGAAAGGTAACTGGTTCTCATACAAAGCTAAGCTGGCATCAATCACCCTCGTCACAATGGCTTAGAAAAGCATCAGGTTTCCAGTAGAGAAACTATTCTAGGAAAGTCAGTCAATCTTGTGAAAGTTTCACAGCTGTAAAACCAGGCTAAGACTACAACGACCGTGAAATCTGAGGAGatcagatgaaccagtagattcccAGCCATAACGTGAGATGGGAAGGTCCTCATGCAGCATATGCTCCCTGGCTCCGGGAAAGCTTCGTGTGCATAATACAGAAGTAGTtgagaaaggaaactggagaCGCTCAGCTGTTTCCATTGTGTCCTAACTGTTAAACTTCAGGGATGGTGTGATCCATCAGGCTTTTCATAATGCTTGGCGCCATCCGTTTAATaatatgttcaaagataaaagcaggcatgattgtgacggtaactacagtcccagatgttgataGTATGTCTGCAATTTGAGAGTCCTTCAATCCAATGACGTTCTGGCCGTTGATCTCACAGATGTTATGTTCCGTGAGAAGACcctttctggctgcagaactatctttcactatggatattactttcccatttttaaagataaagccaaCGTTTCCAGTACTGTCCTTATGCATAGTAATTGTCCGCTCAAAAGGCCTGTCACGAATGGTCATTGTGAtcttctctccaaaagcctgtttgagcaccttgtgagctttatcagagctccagcctgcacagttttcaccattgatctggagtacctggtcgccaaatctcaaaccaaccaatgaggctggagaatttgcctggactagctgaacaaatataccattatctattgatttaagcctgagtccaatttttccatcttgatccttacataaaatgacttcacgaatcccttgtttaatttctgctctgcgaatcccaacatcatttccagttacaggagccaccatatagttcatactggaaggtcttgctaccaactgcccctgaagtggtgctccagagaccatcaccagatttgcatgtatttcttcttcatttaaactCAGGCCCATGTATTGAGAAAGTTCCGGATACAGTTTAGGATAAAGATTTCCATCTTGAGAgatgggagcagaagcttctgacaaaattgctgggttggcagggtttgcagaaaaagcagtctgagcctgaattactttgtctaccttcaagtcttcaagagatggatagagagacatttttcctgatttatctagACCACAAGGAATCACTCGCTGCCGCCGCCCCATCGATCACAGCTAGCGACTTCCGAGACCTGAGAAAAGGAGAGCAGCGCGCGCGCAAGGACCGCCCACCAGGCGCgtcacagcaccgccccccctgtgttttcctcacttcctctagctttctccctagaaaatacgaatgtgtggagctggtgtctccatgtggaagctgttagtgtttccaagcacaaaattaaatgttcccttataaaaaaaattcaaaacaataaagtttgtcaatgatatccagaaaacacaaacacagaggctgtcgcaatatgtgtaattgagttagccaaaacacaaccggatatttatggtttcatcgagtcatatccatacaaagtggtgtggaattcgtatacaatggacacaaacaatcagagtaaaaatggttttgaagaaaagcaaagtctttcctttaggcaagtgcataaaatgtcattatacaaacagaaatatcatgtttgtttcctgcagttccttgagctttctccctacaaaatacaaatgtgtagagctgttgtctccatgtggagtcaactagtgtttcccagcacaaaattaaatgttccttgataataaacattcaataaaataaagtccgtcgataatatccagaaaacacaaacacaatggctCTCACAAAATGtggcattgagttagctgaaacacaaccggatatttctggtttcatccagtcatatccggacaaagtggtgtggaatttgtatacctaacacacagacaatcacagtaaaaatggttttggagaaaagcaaagtctttttgttaggcaagtgcataaaatgtcacctacaaaaacagaaatatcatgtttgtttgcggcagttcctctagctttctccctagaaaatacgaatatatagagctggtgtatccatgtggaaccaattagtgtttccaagcacaaaattcaatgttccctgataaaaaaacatttaaatcaataaagaccgtggataatatccagaaaacacaaacacagaggctgtcgcaagatgtGGGACtgaggtaggcaaaacacaactggatatttctgctttcatccagccatatatggacaaagtggtgtggaattcgtacacaatggacacagacaatcacagtaaaaatgatattggataaaagcaaagtgtttctgttaggcaagtgcataaaatgtcacctataccaactgaaatatcatgtttctttgccgcagttcctcttgctttctccctagaaaatacgaatgtgtagagtcggtgtctccatgtggaaccaattagtgtttccaagcacaaaattaaatgttgccttataaaaaacacttaaaataataaagttcctcgataatatccagaaaacacaaacacagaggctgtcgcaatatgtgggattcagttagccaaaacacaaccggatatttctggtttcatcctatcatatcctgacaaagttgtgtagaattcatatgcaatggactgggaatatcacagtaaaaatggttttgaagaaaagcaaagtttttcattacacacgtgcataaaatgtcacctatccaaacagaaatatcaggtttgcttgctgtagttcctctagctttctccctagacaatacgaatgtgtagagctggtgtctccatgtggaaccaattagtgtttccaagcacaaaattaaatgttcccttataaaaaaacatttaaaacaataaagtccgtcgataatatccagaaaatacaaacacagaggctgtcgcaacatgtgggattttgttagccaaaacacaatcggatatttctggtttcatccagtcatatcctgacaaagtgatgtggaatttttatgcaatcaaccgggaacatcacagtaaaaatatttttgaagaaaagcaaagtatttccgttaggcaaatgtataaaatgtcacctatacaaacagaaatatcatgttgtttaccgcagttccacttgctttgtccctacaaaatatgaatgtgtagagctggtgtctccatgtggaaccaaatagtgtttccaagcagaaaattaaatgttccttgataaaaaacatccaataaaataaagtccttcgaaaatatccagaaaacacaaacacagtggctctcgcaaaatgtgggattgagttagccaaaacacaactgggtatttctgttttcatccagtcatatccggacaaagtggtgtggaatttgtatacaatacacaaagacaataacagtaaaaatggttttggagaaaagcaaagtcttttcgttaggcaagtgcataaaatgtcatctacacaaacagaaatatcatctttgttagcagcagttcctctagctttctccctataaaatacgaatatgtagagctggtgcctcaatgtggaaacaattagtgtttccaaccacaaatataatgttcccatataaaaaacattcaaaacaataaagtccgttgagaatatccagaaaacacaaacacagagtctgtcgcaatatgtgggattgagttagccaaaacacaaccggatatttctggtttcatccagtcatatccggtcaaagtggtgtggaattcctatgcaatggaccgggaacatcaccgtaaatatggttttggagaaaaggaatgtcttttccttaggcaagtgcataaattgtcatgtatacaaacagaaatatcatgtttctttgccgcatatcctctagctttctccatagaaaatacgaatgtgtagatctggtgtctgcacatggaaccaattagtgtttccaagcacaaaaataaatgttcccttataaaatacattcaacaccataaaaccgttcataatatccggaatacacaaagaaagaggctgtagctatatgtgggatgcagttagccaaaacacatccagatatttctgatttcaaccagtcttatccgggcaaaggggtgtggcatttgtatgcaatggagcaagaaaataaaaatacaaatggttttggagaaaagcaaagtcgtttcctaggcaagtgcataaaaagtcatctatacaaacagaaatatcatgtttgtttgcggcagttcctctagctttctccctagaaaacacgaatgtgtagtgctggtgactccatgtggaaccaattagagtttccaagcagaaaattaaatgttcccttgtaaaaaaacattcaaaacaataaattctgtcgataatatccagaaacacaaacacagacgctttcacaatatttcggattcagttagccgaaacacaaccggatattttggtttaattcagtcatatctggagaaagtcgtgtgcaattcgcatgccatgtaccaataaaatcagagtaaaaatggttttggagaaaagcaaagtcttttcattagccaagtgtataaaatgtcatctattcaaacagaaatatcatatttgtttgccatagttcctctagatttctccctagaaaatacgaatttgcagagctggtgtctccatgtggaaccaattagtgtttctatggtacaaaattaagagttcccttataaaaacattcaaaacaataaagtccattaataatatccagaaaacacaaacacagatgctgtttcgatatctgggattgagttagccaaaactcaaacggatatttctggattaatccagtcatatctggacaaagtggtgtggaattcgtatacaatggaccgaaaaatcacagtaaaaacggttttggagaaaagcaaattattttctttagacaagtgcataaaatgtcatcttacaaacagtaatatcatgtttgttgccgcatttcctctagctttctccctagaaaataagaatgtgtagagctggtgtttcaatgtggaatcaacaagtgtttcccagaacaaaattacatgttctctgataaacaacattcaaaacaataaagtccatcaataatatccagaaaacaaaaaacacagaggctttcataatatttcagattgaggtagtaaaacacaaccggatatttctggtttcatccactcatacccggacaaagtggcatggaattcatatgcaatggactgataaaatcagagtaaaaatagttttggagaaaagcaaagtcttttccttggcgcaatgcataaaatgtcatgtatacaaacagaaatatcatgtttgtttgccgcagttccactagttttcccctagaaaatacgaatgtgtagagctggtgtctccatttggagtcaactagtgtttctacggtacaaaattaaatgttccctgataaaaacattcaaaacaataaagtctgtcgagaatatccggaaaactttaacacagaacctgtagcaataactgggattgagttagccaaaacacaaccggatatttctggttacatcaagtcatatcttgaaaaagtggtgtggaattcgtatgcattggacttagaaaatcacagtaaaaatggttttggagaaaaacaaagtcttttccttgggaaagggcataatatgtcatctatacaaacagaaatgtcaagtgtgtttgccgcacttcctctagcttcctccctagaaaatatcaatgtgtagagctggtgtctccatgtggaaccaattagtgtttcccaaaacaaaaattaaatgttccctgttaaaaacattcaaaataataaagtccctcgataatatacagaaaacacaaacacagagtctgtagcaatatctgggatggagttagcgaaaacataactggatatttatcatgtcttccaatcatatccggacaaagtggtgtggaattcatatgcaacagattgggaacatcacaataaaaatggttttggagaaaagcaaagtcttttccatgggctagtgcataaaatgtcatctatagatactgaaatatcatgtttctttgccgcagtacctctagcttcctccctagaaaatacgaatgtgtagagcagtgtctccatgtggaatcaacaagtgtttcccagcacaaaattaaatgttctctgataaaaaaacattcaaaacaataaagtctgtcgataatatccggaaaaaacctagacaatggcagtagcaatatctgggactgagatagccacaacacaaccggatatttctggtgtcatccaatcatatcaggacaatgtggtgtggaattcgtatgcaatgggccgagaaaatcacagtgaaaaaggttttggagaaaagcaaagtcttttcattaggcaagtgcacaaaatgtcatgtaaacaaacaaaaatatcatgtttgtttgccgcagatcctctggctttctccctagaaaatacgaatgtgtagagctggtgtctccatgtggaatcaactagtgtttcccagcacaaaactaaatgttccatgataaaagaattcaaaactataaagtccttcgataatatccagaaaacacaaacacagaggctgtcgcaatatctgggatttagttagccaaaacacaaccgcatatttctggtttcatccactcatatatggacaaaatggtgtagaattcgtatgcaatggactgagaaaatcacagtaaaaatggttttggagaaaagcaaagtcatttcgttaaccaagtgcataaaatgtcatctatgcaaagagaaatatcatgattgtttcccaaagttcctcttgctttctccctgaaaacacgaaagggtagagctggtgtctccatggggaaccaattagtgtttcccagtacaaaattaaatgttccatgataaaaacattgaaaacaataaagtccatcgataatatccagaaaacacaaacacagaggctgtagcaatatctgggattgagttagccaaaactaaaccgcatatttctggtttcatccagtaatatccggacaaagtgatgcggaattcgtatgcaatagaccgaaaaatcacagtgaaaatggttttggacgaaAGCAAAATCTTatcgttaggaagtgcataaaatatcatgcatacaatcagaaatatcatgtttgtttcccacggttcctctagcattctcctagaaaatacgaatgtgtagagctggtgtctccatgtggaaccaattaaagtttcccagttcaaaataaaattttccctgataaaaaaacattcaacacaataaagtgcatcgataatatccagaaaacacaaacacagaggtggtagcaagatctgggattgagtgagccataacattagaggatatttctggtttcatccaggcatatccggacaaagttctgtggaactggtatgcaatggactcagataatcacagtcaaactggttttggagactagcaaagtattttcttaggcaagtgcataaaatgtcatctacaccaaaacaaatattctgcctagacagcacgaatgtgttgagtttgtgtctccatgtggagctaattagtgtttcccatcaccaaagaaaatatcccctgcttaaattcattcaaaaccataaagtccatttataatatcaaaaaacacaaagcagagcctgtagcaagatctgggattgagttagccagaacacagagcatatttgtggtttcatccagtcatatcctgacaatgtgttgtggaacttgtatacaatgaactcagaaaatcactctcaagctggtttggagaaaagcactctttttcttggccaagtgtataaaaagtcatgtttgcaaatatcaatatcctggttgtttgcaacgattgctctagctttctgcgtagaaaacacaaatgtgaacacattgggcctgcatatggaatcacttagcatttccagcacaaaacagaatttcttctacagaaattcattctaaaacgtaaagtccattgatattatccagaaaacacaaacacagaggttgtagcaagatctgggattgagttagccataacacaagaggatatttctggtttcatccagtcatatccacacaaagtgctgtaaaactggtatgcaatggactcagataatcacagtcaaactggttttggagactagcaaagtattttcttaggcaagtgcataaaatgtcatctacaccaacacaaatatcatgtttctttgcagcaattgctgtagttttctgcctagaaaacacaaatgaatgaggtggagtctcaatgtggaaataattagagtttcccagcatgaaagcaaatattcctgcttaaattcattcaaaaccataaaatccattgataatatcaaaaggcacaaagcagagcctgtagcaagatctgggattgagttagccataacacaagaggatatttctggtttcatccaggcatatccagacaaagtgctgtggaactggtatgcaatggactcagataatcacagtcaaactggttttggagactagcaaagtattttcttaggcaagtgcataaaatgtcgtctacaccaacacaaatatcatgtttctttgcagcaattgctgtagttttctgcctagacagcacagatgtgttgagtttttgtctccatgtggaacttattagtgcttctcagcaccaaataaaataccCCCTgcttaaaatcattcaaaaccataaagtgcattgataatatcaaaaaacacaaagcagagcctgtagcaagatctgggattgagttagccataacacaagaggatatttctggtttcatccagtcatttccagacaaagtgttgtggaactggtatgtaatggactcagaaaatcaccctcaaactgcttttggagaaaagcaaactctttttcttggccaagtggataaaaagtcatgtttacgaatataaatatcctgtttgtttgcaatgatagctctagctttctgcgtagaaaacacaaatgtgaacatgtttggcctgcatatgaaactaattagcatttccagcagaaaacaaactttcctctgctgaaattcattctaaaacataaagtccattgataatatccagaaaacacaaacacagaggttgtagcaagatctgggattgagttagccataacacaagaggatatttctcgtttcatccaggcatatccggaaaaagtgttgtggaaccgatatgcaatggactagaaaatctccctcaaactggttttggagaaaagcaaaatcttttaattcgccaagtggataaaaagtcatgtttacaaatataattctcatgtttgttggaacgattgctcaagctttctgcgtagaaaacacgaatgtgaacacatttggcctacgtatggaagcacttagcatttccagcacaaaacaaaatttcctctactgaaattcattctaaaatgtaaagtccattgataacatccagaaatataaacacagaaattgtagcaagatctgggattgagttagccaaaacacaagaggatatttctggtctcatcctgGCATatccaaagtgctgtggaactggtatgcaatcgactcagataatcacagtcaaactggtttggtagaatagcaaagtattttcttaggcaagtgcataaaatgccatctacacaaatacaaatttcttgtttgtttgcagcagttgctgtagtttcctgcctcgatagcacgaatgtgttgagtttgtgtctccatgtggagctaattagtgtttaccagcaccaaagaaaatattccctgcttaaattcattcaaaaccataaagtccattgataatatcaaaaaacacaaagcagagcctgtagcaagatctgggattgagttagccataacacagaatatatttctggattcatccaagaatatccggacaaagtgcactggatttggtatgcaatggactcagataatcacagtcaaattggttttagagactagcaaagtattttcttaggcaagtgcataaaatgtcatctacatcaacacaaatatcatgtttctttgcagcaattgctgtagttttctgcctagacagcacgaatgtgttgagtttgtgtctccatgtggaactaattagtgtttcccagcaccaaataaaatatcccctgcttaaattcattcaaaaccataaagtccattgataatatcaaaaaacacaaagcagagcctgtagcaagatcagggattgagttagccataacacaagaggatatttctggtttcatccagtcatttccattcaccCTGTTGTGGAActgtaggca
Coding sequences within:
- the LOC133754904 gene encoding syntenin-1-like, whose product is MSLYPSLEDLKVDKVIQAQTAFSANPANPAILSEASAPISQDGNLYPKLYPELSQYMGLSLNEEEIHANLVMVSGAPLQGQLVARPSSMNYMVAPVTGNDVGIRRAEIKQGIREVILCKDQDGKIGLRLKSIDNGIFVQLVQANSPASLVGLRFGDQVLQINGENCAGWSSDKAHKVLKQAFGEKITMTIRDRPFERTITMHKDSTGNVGFIFKNGKVISIVKDSSAARKGLLTEHNICEINGQNVIGLKDSQIADILSTSGTVVTVTIMPAFIFEHIIKRMAPSIMKSLMDHTIPEV